One Methylothermaceae bacteria B42 DNA window includes the following coding sequences:
- a CDS encoding cell envelope biogenesis protein OmpA — translation MKKIATLTAAMMLTAGCTTNPYTGEQQVSKTVIGTGVGAAAGAAAGAIGGAIAGKPGTGAAIGAGIGALAGMGVGAYMDRQEAILRQKLAGTGVRVVREGDNLRLIMPGNITFATDSADIAAHFFPVLNSVAIVLKQFPETLIEVTGHTDSTGSAEYNQRLSEQRAQSVAQYLMAQGVAPNRVIARGMGESMPIASNATPEGRAQNRRVEIRIHPMTRH, via the coding sequence ATGAAAAAAATAGCTACTCTGACGGCTGCCATGATGTTGACCGCAGGCTGCACCACGAATCCCTATACCGGCGAACAACAAGTCAGCAAAACCGTCATCGGAACGGGTGTGGGCGCCGCAGCCGGCGCTGCGGCTGGCGCTATCGGCGGCGCAATTGCCGGAAAACCCGGGACAGGCGCAGCCATTGGTGCGGGAATAGGCGCCTTGGCCGGAATGGGGGTAGGCGCCTATATGGATCGTCAAGAGGCCATTTTAAGGCAGAAACTGGCTGGCACGGGCGTGCGTGTCGTCAGGGAAGGCGATAATCTTCGCCTGATTATGCCAGGAAATATTACTTTCGCCACCGACTCCGCGGATATTGCTGCCCACTTTTTTCCGGTACTGAATTCTGTTGCCATTGTGTTGAAGCAGTTCCCGGAAACCTTGATTGAAGTCACCGGTCACACCGATTCCACTGGCAGCGCCGAATACAATCAACGACTATCAGAGCAGCGCGCCCAAAGTGTCGCTCAGTATCTAATGGCGCAAGGAGTTGCACCCAACAGAGTCATTGCCAGGGGGATGGGAGAAAGCATGCCTATCGCTTCCAATGCCACGCCGGAGGGCAGAGCGCAAAACCGGCGGGTGGAAATCCGCATTCATCCCATGACTCGCCACTAA
- a CDS encoding adenosylhomocysteinase, giving the protein MTQPVTNLDPDYKVADMSLADWGRKEIQIAETEMPGLMALREEYSSEKPLKGARIAGCLHMTIQTAVLIETLLELGAEVRWSSCNIFSTQDHAAAAMAAAGVPVFAWKGETEEDYWWCVEQTIFGPNGWRPNMLLDDGGDLTQVMHEKYPELMEDIRGVSEETTTGVHRLYEMMKEGTLKCPAFNVNDSVTKSKFDNLYGCRESLLDGIKRATDVMIAGKIAVVLGYGDVGKGCAQSLRGQGATVWITEIDPICALQAAMEGYRVVTMDEAASKADLFVTATGNYHVITHEHMQAMKNNAIVCNIGHFDNEIDVASLKQYTWENIKPQVDHIIFPDGKRIILLAEGRLVNLGCATGHPSFVMSNSFSNQVLAQIELWNNPGKYENKVYVLPKFLDEKVARLHLGKLGAQLTRLTEAQAAYIGVPVDGPFKPDHYRY; this is encoded by the coding sequence ATGACACAACCTGTGACCAACTTGGATCCAGATTATAAAGTAGCCGATATGTCCCTTGCGGACTGGGGCCGGAAAGAAATTCAAATTGCCGAGACCGAGATGCCTGGCCTGATGGCGCTACGGGAAGAATACAGCAGTGAAAAACCCCTCAAAGGCGCCCGTATTGCGGGCTGTTTGCACATGACCATTCAAACCGCGGTGCTTATTGAAACCCTGCTGGAACTGGGCGCGGAAGTACGTTGGTCTTCTTGCAATATCTTTTCCACCCAGGACCATGCGGCGGCGGCCATGGCGGCTGCCGGTGTCCCGGTGTTTGCCTGGAAAGGCGAGACGGAAGAAGACTATTGGTGGTGCGTGGAACAGACGATTTTCGGCCCCAACGGTTGGCGTCCCAACATGCTGCTGGATGACGGCGGCGATTTGACCCAAGTCATGCACGAAAAATATCCCGAGTTGATGGAAGACATCCGGGGGGTATCGGAAGAAACCACCACCGGGGTTCACCGTCTTTACGAAATGATGAAGGAAGGCACCTTGAAGTGCCCGGCTTTCAACGTCAACGATTCGGTGACCAAATCCAAGTTCGACAATCTTTATGGTTGCCGGGAATCCTTGCTCGATGGCATCAAGCGCGCCACCGACGTGATGATTGCCGGCAAGATCGCCGTGGTCTTGGGATATGGGGATGTGGGCAAGGGCTGTGCCCAATCGCTGCGGGGGCAGGGAGCAACGGTTTGGATTACCGAGATCGACCCCATTTGCGCCTTGCAGGCGGCAATGGAAGGTTACCGGGTGGTGACCATGGATGAGGCGGCATCCAAGGCGGATTTGTTCGTCACCGCCACCGGCAATTATCACGTCATTACCCACGAGCACATGCAAGCCATGAAAAATAATGCCATCGTCTGCAATATCGGCCATTTCGACAACGAAATCGATGTGGCGTCCTTGAAGCAGTACACTTGGGAAAATATCAAGCCTCAAGTCGATCACATCATTTTCCCCGACGGCAAGCGCATTATTCTGTTAGCGGAAGGGCGTTTGGTTAACCTGGGCTGCGCCACGGGACACCCCAGCTTTGTCATGTCCAATTCCTTTTCCAATCAAGTATTGGCGCAAATCGAACTTTGGAATAATCCTGGCAAGTATGAAAATAAGGTCTATGTGCTGCCGAAATTCCTGGATGAAAAAGTCGCCCGTCTTCATTTAGGTAAACTGGGCGCGCAATTGACCCGCTTGACCGAAGCCCAGGCCGCGTATATCGGCGTGCCGGTGGACGGGCCATTCAAGCCGGACCATTACCGCTATTGA
- a CDS encoding S-adenosylmethionine synthetase (catalyzes the formation of S-adenosylmethionine from methionine and ATP; methionine adenosyltransferase), protein MSQDFIFTSESVSEGHPDKIADQISDAMLDALLSQDIKSRVACETLVKTGMVLLAGEITTEAWVDTEQLVREVVRDIGYDDPVYGFDWQSCAVLSAIGKQSPDIAMGVDESEDHEQGAGDQGLMFGYACDETDVLMPAPIYYAHELVKRQAKIRKSKVLPWLLPDAKSQVTIRYEDSRPVAVDAVVLSTQHSPEISQSAIHEAVMDEIILKVLPKEWLHKDTKYFINPTGKFVIGGPVGDCGLTGRKIIVDTYGGMARHGGGCFSGKDPSKVDRSAAYMGRYVAKNIVAAGLAERCEIQVSYAIGVAEPTSITIETFGTGQVAESRMVDIVRQHFDLRPKGLIQELDLLRPIYRQTAAYGHFGRREDEFTWERTDKAEALREAAGLPPRG, encoded by the coding sequence GTGAGTCAAGATTTTATTTTTACCTCAGAGTCGGTATCGGAAGGGCATCCTGACAAGATTGCCGATCAAATCTCAGATGCCATGTTGGATGCATTGCTCAGTCAAGATATCAAATCCCGGGTGGCCTGTGAAACTTTGGTCAAGACCGGAATGGTATTGCTCGCCGGAGAAATCACCACCGAGGCTTGGGTGGATACCGAACAACTGGTTCGAGAAGTGGTGAGAGATATCGGTTACGACGATCCAGTGTATGGATTCGATTGGCAAAGCTGCGCGGTTTTGTCCGCCATCGGCAAGCAATCTCCGGATATCGCCATGGGAGTGGATGAATCCGAAGACCACGAGCAAGGCGCGGGCGACCAAGGCTTGATGTTTGGTTATGCTTGCGATGAGACTGATGTCCTCATGCCGGCGCCCATTTACTATGCTCATGAATTGGTCAAGCGCCAGGCCAAGATACGGAAAAGCAAGGTGCTTCCTTGGCTGCTGCCCGATGCCAAAAGCCAGGTCACAATTCGTTACGAAGACAGCCGGCCGGTAGCGGTGGATGCGGTGGTGCTTTCCACCCAGCACTCCCCGGAAATTTCCCAGTCAGCCATTCACGAAGCGGTCATGGATGAAATTATTCTCAAAGTATTGCCGAAAGAATGGCTACACAAAGACACCAAATATTTTATCAATCCAACCGGCAAGTTTGTTATTGGCGGACCCGTGGGGGATTGCGGTCTGACCGGCCGCAAGATTATCGTGGATACCTATGGCGGCATGGCGCGCCACGGTGGCGGTTGTTTCAGCGGCAAGGATCCTTCCAAGGTGGATCGTTCCGCCGCCTACATGGGCCGATATGTAGCCAAGAACATAGTCGCTGCGGGGTTGGCCGAGCGCTGTGAAATCCAGGTATCCTACGCCATCGGCGTTGCAGAGCCCACTTCTATCACCATTGAAACCTTTGGTACCGGTCAGGTTGCCGAATCGCGCATGGTGGATATCGTGCGGCAGCACTTCGACTTGCGTCCCAAAGGCTTGATTCAGGAACTGGATCTACTCCGGCCCATTTATCGTCAAACCGCCGCTTACGGCCATTTCGGGCGCCGGGAGGATGAGTTTACCTGGGAGCGCACCGACAAGGCCGAAGCCTTGCGGGAAGCGGCGGGACTACCGCCGAGGGGCTAA
- a CDS encoding two-component system response regulator, whose amino-acid sequence MAEIKILVVDDEAAIRDMLKLILEQAGFSVDLAPDTKSALLRMEMDMPDLILLDWMLPGMSGIDWAGKIKREPEYSDTPIILLTARGEEEDKVAGLDSGADDYVTKPFSPRELIARVNAVLRRFGKGERPSLIEAGGIVLDPEKHLVQIEQHPINLSPTEYRLLEFFLTHPNKVYNRSQLLDRVWGRETYIEERTIDVHIRRLRKILAEFNRDAMIQTVRGFGYRFSSQPQ is encoded by the coding sequence ATGGCTGAAATCAAAATTCTAGTTGTCGATGACGAAGCCGCCATCCGCGATATGCTCAAGTTAATTCTGGAACAAGCAGGTTTTTCCGTCGACTTGGCGCCAGATACCAAATCCGCGCTTCTACGCATGGAAATGGACATGCCGGATTTGATTTTGCTGGATTGGATGCTGCCCGGCATGAGCGGAATTGATTGGGCAGGGAAAATCAAACGAGAGCCTGAATATAGCGATACTCCTATCATTTTGCTCACTGCCCGGGGGGAGGAAGAAGACAAAGTCGCGGGCCTGGATAGCGGCGCGGATGATTATGTTACCAAACCATTTTCTCCCCGCGAACTCATCGCCCGAGTCAACGCGGTGTTGCGTCGCTTTGGCAAAGGCGAACGTCCCAGCCTCATTGAAGCTGGGGGTATCGTGCTGGACCCGGAAAAACACCTAGTACAAATTGAACAACACCCTATCAATCTGAGCCCAACGGAATACAGGTTACTGGAATTTTTTCTCACCCACCCCAATAAGGTTTATAACCGCAGTCAATTACTGGACCGGGTTTGGGGCCGGGAAACCTATATTGAAGAACGAACCATTGACGTACACATCCGCCGTCTGCGGAAAATTTTGGCTGAATTCAACCGGGATGCTATGATCCAAACTGTTCGCGGTTTTGGTTATCGTTTTTCTTCACAACCACAATAA
- a CDS encoding endonuclease, producing the protein MPKTRLKLASFNIQTGIRTRSYRDYLFRGWQHLWPTAKKLNNLDRIAEFLRPFDIVGLQEVDGGGARSDYVIQTQYLARRAGFPYWHNQVNRRIGNLALHSNGLLSRLRPHYIHETPLPGLPGRGALLARFGNDDLALHLCILHLALGRRARMRQLEFIAGLIQGLPHVILMGDLNCGPGSPELEMLQAETGLIDPVPHARTFPSWRPQRKLDHILVSPGLEVENVHVFDFACSDHLPIGVNVSLPESYREAA; encoded by the coding sequence ATGCCCAAAACCCGATTGAAGCTGGCCAGTTTTAATATTCAAACGGGCATTCGTACCCGTAGCTATCGGGATTATTTATTTCGCGGTTGGCAGCACCTTTGGCCCACCGCGAAAAAGCTCAATAACCTGGACAGAATCGCCGAATTTCTCCGCCCTTTTGATATCGTCGGTTTGCAGGAAGTCGATGGCGGCGGTGCCCGTAGTGATTATGTCATTCAAACCCAATATCTGGCTAGGCGGGCGGGTTTTCCCTATTGGCACAATCAAGTGAATCGCCGGATTGGCAACTTGGCTTTACACAGTAATGGCCTGTTAAGCCGTTTGCGGCCCCATTATATCCATGAAACCCCCTTGCCTGGACTGCCTGGCCGCGGCGCCCTGCTTGCCCGGTTCGGTAACGATGACCTGGCCTTGCATCTGTGTATCCTCCATCTGGCCCTTGGGCGCCGGGCGCGCATGCGCCAACTGGAATTTATCGCGGGGTTGATTCAAGGGCTGCCCCATGTAATTTTGATGGGGGATCTGAATTGCGGCCCCGGATCTCCGGAACTAGAAATGCTGCAAGCAGAAACGGGCTTGATTGATCCGGTTCCCCACGCCCGGACTTTTCCCAGCTGGCGACCTCAGCGCAAGTTGGATCATATTCTGGTGAGCCCGGGTTTAGAAGTGGAAAACGTCCATGTTTTTGATTTTGCATGCTCGGATCATTTGCCCATCGGGGTGAATGTCAGTTTGCCTGAAAGTTACCGTGAAGCCGCGTGA
- a CDS encoding disulfide bond formation protein DsbA, with protein MKLSILHYVWAILFTLGIATPVFALTADEYIVLDPPRPTDNSGKVEVIEFFWYGCPHCYRFDPYVASWLKTKPDDVVFKRQPVIFGKHWAPHARAYFTAEVLGVVDKIHKDFFDTMHVKKKPLSTEDELADFFAAHGVDKETFKKAFNSFAVDLKMRQANEIAGTYGIDGVPAIAVNGKYKVTGSTAKNYENMIKVMQQLVDQERKALQASAKAQ; from the coding sequence ATGAAGTTAAGTATTCTGCATTATGTTTGGGCGATTTTGTTCACTTTGGGGATCGCTACCCCTGTTTTCGCATTAACGGCGGATGAATATATTGTGCTTGACCCGCCCCGGCCAACCGATAACTCAGGTAAAGTCGAAGTCATTGAGTTTTTCTGGTATGGCTGCCCCCATTGTTACCGCTTTGACCCTTACGTGGCGTCGTGGCTGAAGACAAAGCCGGATGATGTGGTCTTCAAGCGGCAGCCAGTGATATTCGGCAAGCATTGGGCGCCACATGCCCGGGCGTATTTTACGGCGGAGGTACTGGGCGTCGTGGATAAAATCCACAAGGATTTTTTTGATACCATGCACGTCAAGAAAAAGCCGTTGAGCACAGAAGATGAACTGGCTGATTTTTTTGCCGCCCACGGGGTCGACAAGGAGACTTTCAAAAAGGCGTTCAATTCATTTGCGGTGGATTTGAAAATGCGCCAGGCCAACGAGATTGCCGGAACCTATGGCATTGACGGGGTGCCTGCCATTGCCGTGAACGGGAAGTACAAAGTCACGGGCAGCACCGCGAAAAATTACGAAAACATGATTAAAGTCATGCAGCAACTGGTGGATCAGGAGCGCAAAGCACTCCAGGCGAGCGCGAAGGCGCAATGA